Part of the Leptolyngbya sp. BL0902 genome, TTCGCCCCTCAACCCCTCATCTCCGGTAGCCGAGCGGGACGCCTACTGCACCCAGGGCTTCACCTACACCTTTGCGATGGAGCGCACCGCCGAAGCCCAAACCTTCGACGTGCCAGAGTTCTACTCCATCTACGAGCCCTACTACAGTTGGGAAAAAGAGCGTCCCCAACTGCAAACGCCCCAGGATCACTTTGACTTTGTCTTCACCTATCGCCGCCTGTGGAGTGCGGCCCCCCGGCGACTGAACGAGCGCATCTTTGGCTCTCCCCGTCCGGTACCGGGGGATATCTCCATGCAGAACTGGACGTGGGGCAACGACTATCGCCCCGGCACCTCCCGCGATAACCTCATCCTCACCCACGACCAACTGCGTTCCAGCGGCCAACTGGCACCAGGGGGCTGGCTGGGTGGTCTGCGGACGGAGACCCTGCGCCGAGGGGAAGAAAATGCCATCGGCTTCTTCTACTGGCTCACCACGGGCACCACCGATTCCCAACTGGATGATTCCTGGAAGGAACCCGACCCCTACAACCGCTACCTCAGCGGGCTCGACTCTCCCATGAACACGGCCCATGGGTTGTCGAAATATCCCTACATTCGCGAAGCCCGCCGCATCATTGGCCGTCCCTCTCCGGGCTACGACAGCGGCTTCATGATCAGCGAGATTGACTTCTCCTGGAACGATTTCACCTCCGAGTTCTACCAGCAAAATCTGGATCGCAGCACGTTCACCTCCATGCGGCGGCTCTTGGCTGGCCTAGACACGATTGACACCTTCATGCCCGGAGCCAACCCCGATGAGTTCCATGTGCGGGGGCGGTCTCGCATGTACCCCGACTCGGTGGGTATCGCCCAGTACGCCATCGACTTCCACCCCTGTATGCGCGACTACCCGCCCGAAGCGCCTGGGAACATTGAGCGGCCTGGGGTGCGCCAAGCCCACGGCCAAGCCTTCCCGGCCCAAATCCCCCTGCGGGCACTGATTCCCCAGCGGGTAGACAATATGCTCGTCGCCAGCAAGAGCATCGCCGCCAGCAACATCGCTGCCGCTGCCTACCGGGTGCATTCCTTCGAGTGGTCGGTGGGAGCTGGCGCGGCCCATACCATCGACTTCTCCCTGCGGAACGGCGTGCTGCCCTACGAACTGGTGGAAAACCTGCCCCGCCACAACCCGCTCCTCCACGCCCTGCGCCAGGAGCTTGAGGCCAGCGGCAACCCCACCCAGTTCCCCGACACCTCCATCTTCAACGAAGAATGGACGGAGTGGAAACCCTGGTAAGTCAAGCGCCCTAGGGGGATGAGCCCGCCTTTTCTCCATCGGTATTGCCCTGCCTTCGGCGGGGCTTTTTTGTGGCACTGGACGGTGGCAGCGGACGCGGTGCCTTAAGCTAATAAGGAATGACTAGCATTAAGCTCCATGGATCGTTTTATGTTTGCGTCTAAGTTGCCGTTGCGCTGGCCCGATGGCTGGACGGTGATGGTGTCGGTGATTGCGCTGGTAATGGTGTCTCCAGTGCTAATCATTCTCGCCAGCGTGCTCACGGGCACCAGCGATGCCTGGGAACACCTGGCCTCCACCGTGCTGCCGCAGTATATCCGCAACTCCCTGGTGATGATGGCGGGGGTAAGTCTGGGGGTGCTGGTCATCGGGGTGAGTACGGCGTGGCTGGTCAGTGCCTGCCAATTTCCGGGGCGACGCAGCTTGGAATGGCTGTTGCTGCTGCCCTTGGCTGCTCCCGCCTATATCCTGGCCTACGTGTATACCGACACCCTGGAATACTTTGGCCCGGTTCAGACCTTTCTGCGGGGCCTCTTTGGCTGGGAACAGGCGAATCAGTACTGGTTTCCCAACATCCGATCTATCCAGGGGGCGATTCTGCTGTTCAGCCTCACCCTCTATCCCTACGTATACCTTTTGGCCAAGGTGGCCTTTGCCGAGCAGTCTACCGCCACCCTAGAAGCCAGCCGTTCTCTGGGCTGTGGCCCCTGGCGCAGCTTTTGGCGGGTGGCGCTGCCCCTGGCCCGTCCGGCCATTGCGGCGGGGGTGGCCCTGGCACTGATGGAAACCCTCAATGACTTTGGTACCGTCGCCTATTTCAGTGTGCCCACCTTCACGACTGGAATTTATCGCACCTGGTTTGGCATGGGCGACCGTCCGGCGGCGGTGCAGCTTTCGGCGGTGTTGCTGCTGTTTATCTTTGCCCTGGTGTGGCTAGAGCAACGGTCGCGGCGACGGTCGCGCTACTACCAAAGTCTGGCGGCGGCGGCCCCCTCTCGCTATGGGCTGAGCGGCTGGCGCACCCTGGGAGCTTGGCTCGCCTGTGGCCTGCCAGTGCTGCTGGGGTTGGTCATCCCCATCGGATTGCTGATCGCCATGACCCTCCGCAACGCCAGCGCCACCCTCAACCAGAGCTTCGTCACTCTCAGCATCAATAGCTTGACGTTGGCCACCCTGACGGCCCTGATAGCCATGGGGCTGGCCCTGGTGATGGCCTACGGACTGCGGCTAAACCACACCCCCTGGCTACGACTGGCGGTGCAGGGGGCCAACCTGGGCTATGCGGTACCCGGCGCGGTGATTGCCGTGGGTACCCTGATTCCCATGGCCCGATTCGACAACGCCATTGACGCCTGGATGCGCCAGAGCTTCGGCTTTTCCACGGGACTGCTGCTGAGTGGCACCATCGTTGCCCTGATTTTTGCGTACCTGGTGCGATTTCTGGCGGTGGCCTTTGGGTCGGTGGAGGCGGGGCTCACAAAAATCAAGCCGTCCCTAGACGATGCTGCCCGCAGCCTAGGCCAGAGCCCGAGCCAAACCCTCGCCCAAATCCATTTGCCCCTGCTTGGCAACAGCCTGCTGACAGCGGTGATGCTGGTGTTTGTGGACGTGATGAAGGAGTTGCCCGCCACCCTGATCATTCGCCCCTTCAACTTTGATACCCTGGCGGTGCGCGTCTACCAGTATGCCGCCGACGAACGCCTCGTGGAAGCCGCCGCCCCGGCCCTAGCCATTATCCTGGTGGGGCTGCTGCCCGTATTTTGGCTCAGCCGCCGCATTGCCCAGACGGGGCGCTAACCGAGGGTCGGCCCTAGGGATTCGGGCCTGGGTCAGGCCGCTATCCCTAGATCAGTGATCGGCATCCTGCGGTATGGATAATCCTAGGGTTTGCATGGCTTGGTGGGTACTGAGGAAGACCCGCTCTGCCCCGCCTAAGTGGTCAATGAAGCCCGCCTGGATGAGTTGATCCATCACCGGGCCTTTGACCTCACTGAGGTACACCGTTACTCCAGCTTCGCGCAATCCTTCAATGAGGTTTTCGAGGGTGTCGAGGGCGCTGCCGTCGATGTGGTTGATGGCGCTGCAAATCAGCAGCAGGGCGTCGGCGCTGGGGTGATCGGCCACGGCCCGCATGAGATAGTCTTCCAAATATTTTGTGTTGGCAAAATAGAGGCTTTCATCCACCCGAATGGCGAGGACGTTGGTGTAGGTCTGTACGTCGTGGCGCTTGATGTTGCGGAAATGCTCCGTTTCGCCCACGCGCCCAACCTCAGCAATGTGGGGCCGACTGGTGCGCCAGAGGTAAAACACCACCGAGGTCACAAAGCCAACGACGATCCCGGCCTCAATTCCCACAATCAGCACCGCCATGAAGGTAATCATCAGCACCCAGGCATCGGCCCGATCTGCCCGCCAGAGGTGCTTGATGCTGTCGAAATCGAGCAAATTGAGCACCGCCACCAAAATTACCGCCGCCAACGCCGCCTGGGGCAAGGAGTAGAACAGGGGCGTAAAAAACAGCACCACTAGGGCAATCAGCAGGGCGGTGATCATCGACGCTAGCCCGGTATTGGCCCCGGCTGTAAAGTTCACAAAGGAACGGCTAAACCCCCCCGTGACAGGATAGCCCCCGGTGAAAGCCGCCCCCAGGTTTGCCGCCCCGAGGCCGATCAGCTCTTGGTTGGCGTCAATGCGCTGCCGTCGCTTGCTGGCCAGAGACTTGGCTACGGCAATGCTTTCCATAAACCCCACAAAGCTAATGGTGAGGGCCATGGGCAGCAGTTGTTGCCATAGGGAGGCATCTAGCGGAGGCTGCGTTAGGGGCGGCAACCCCCTAGGAATCTCTCCCACAATGGAGACGCCCGCGCGGCTATCTAACCCCAGTAGCGCCACCAGCCCAATGCTGACCACCACCACAAACAGCGGCCCACCCCGGCTAATCGGCGTAGACCATAGGGCAGGCACTCCCCAATCTTTTAGGAATTGGGGCAAGCGTTGGCCAAAAAACAGCAGCACCGCCATGCTGCCCAGCCCTAACCCCAGGGTGACAACGTTGGTCTCCGGCACGGCCCGCACCAGATGAGACAGGGTCTCAAAAAAGCTCTCCGAGGAGGGAATCTTGACCCCCATTAGGTGTTTAAGTTGACTGGCCCCAATCACCAAGGCGGCGGCGTTGGTAAAGCCCACAATCACCGCATGGCTGAGGAAGTTGACCAAAAACCCCAGCCGCACCACCCCCATCAATATCTGAATGAGGCCAATCATCAGGGCTAGGGCCAGGGCGGCTGCAATGTAGTCGGCACTGCCTGCTTCGGCTACCTGCCCCACACTGGTAGCCACCAGCAGCGACACCATCGCCACAGGCCCCACCGCCAAGGCCCGACTGGTGCCTAGGGCGGCATAAAGTATCAGCGGCACAATGCTGGCATACAACCCCACCTGGGGCGGCAACCCGGCCAGCATGGCATAGGCCATCCCCTGGGGAATCAGCATCACCGCCACAATGGCCCCAGCCATCACATCCCCCACTAAGTCGGCGGACTGATAGTTTAGGCCCCAATCCAAAATCGGCAGGTAGCGGCGCAGCAGCACCAGCCAGGATGACGACGAATTAGCGGGCACCGCCGAGAAGGGAGACTTTGCCATAGGTCGGGGGAGTTAGACAGGTTGCAAGGTGGACATGGTTCTAGGATAGGTGATCCTGAGATTAATTAACCATCTAACCAAGTAGGAATACTTTGAAAAAACTCTGCACCCTCGCAGTGTGGGATCCGGCAGCGGTGTCCCATCCCTAGATCCGCCCTGGAGTAGGATCTCAGCCTACTGGGGGGTTGGCTTGCCCTCCGCTGCTCCCTGGGATTCAGCCCCTTGGCCCTCAGTGTGGCGATCTACCACCCGCTTCAGCACGCCATTGATGAACCGAAAGCCCTCTTCGCCGCTGTAGCGCTTAGCAATTTCCACTGCTTCATTGATGGCTACCCGGTCGGGGGTGCCGAGGTAGTCCATCTCCACCACGGCAATGCGAAGGATATCGCGATCAATACGGGCCAGGCGCTTGAGTTGCCAGGCCACCATGGCCGACTCCAGCACGCTATCCACCTCCGCCCGATGCTTGGTGGTGTTGGTCAACAGTTCCATGGCAAAGGCCCGCACCTCTTTTTGGTTGGTCATTTGTAGGAATTCGGGCATTTCCACCGCGTGGGCCAAGCGATTGATGGCCGTCTGGGTCAGATCAATGGCTTCATCGACCATGGCACGGCTGCTTTCTAGGTCGGTGGCAACCAGGTCGGTATCCACCAAGCGCTGACTCCCCCGCTTGAGTTCGTCGGAAGCGGTTTCAAGCGCATCCTTAGCTTCGGCAGCGAGGGTTTTGACAGCGGCCTGCAACAGGTCGTCTAGGTCAAGCTCCTGGAGCTTTTTGGGTTTTTCCGGCAACTGGCTGAGGCCCAATAGAGCCAATTCGCGAGCCATACGACGAGCCTGCATAGCAGGTACCTCCGAGATCAAAAAAATAGCCCAGCCTAGGAATGAGCGTGACCAGAGGCCCAACGCCAGCTATCCCCTAGGACTGAGTGAAGCTTTGCTATCTTAGCAATCTTCGTCTAGGGGCACGCTAGAGAGTTGCGGTTCGGCCAGGGGGAAAACGGAAAGCTGCTGGTCGGTATCGGCCACTGCTGACCCGACCTGGCCTAGGGAAAGGGGCGCTGGGGCTAAGTCGTCTGGGGCTAGGGTGGGCATCGCCAGGGTGGCAATGCGCTCTGGGGGCACCGCCGCCGCCAGGTTAGGGCCAACAATGCCCCCCGACAGCAACACCTTGAAGGCATCTTCGATGGAAATGGCAAGGTTGATCACATCGGTTTCGGGTACCACCGCGTACCAGCCGCTGGTGGGGTTGGGGGTAGTGGGCACAAACACGCTCAGCATTTTGGGGGTGGTGGCTGTGGCCGCACTCATGGCCCCCGTCACAAAGGCGATGGCCCAAATGCCCTTGCGGGGGTATTCCACCAGCACCACCCGCCGAAACCGGGTTTTAGAATCCTGAAACACCGTCTGCAAAAGCTGTTGCAGGGTTTTGTAGACCGACCCCGCCAGCGGGATAGACTGCACCGTCCGCTCACCCAAATCTAGCAGCCAGCGTCCGGCAATGTTGCGGGCCATCAGGCCAATCAGCAAAATGGCCGACAGGGGCACCGCTAACCCAATACTGAGATTAATGAGGTCAACCAGGAGAGGGTGAAGCCCGTCAAAGGGTGCTAACTGCTTGGGAAAACGGGTCAGGAGCCGAATGACCCAGTTGGCAATGGTGATGGTGAGCCAGATGGTGGTGGCCAGGGGAATGATCACCAGCAGCCCCGCAATCAGGTCATTTTTGAGGTCTTGTTTGAGCTTTTGCAGCACAGGCAACTCGTGGCGTTCGGAACCGGAATGGGCAGCGGCGCTGAGGGTTGGAGAACTCTCAAGATCCATAGTCTCACAGAAGACGATCTAGGGTGGTTGGGTATGGCTGAGACGAAACGGCCCCAGGTAGACCCGTCTAGGGATAACTGTTCGTATTGTAAGCAGTGGTGTCCCAGGCGCGCAAAGCCAGCGGTTGAACCCAACCCAGCGACCGATCTGAAATCCCCCTATCCTGATTGGAAGCCGTGCGGTTACGCATTCCAGACGGTGACTCCCCAGATCCCCGCCCGTGGGCCGGGGCTTGCGCAAAAATAGCTTGACAAAAAGGATGAACGATCTGGATAATGAAAGACTGTGTTTATTCGCCCGGATCAGGTTCCCAAGCCCGACAGCTACTCCGTGTAGCGCACGATTGGCACCTGTACGGCGGTTATGAGGATAGCTATGACATACGCAATTGTGGCAACGGGTGGCAAGCAGCTTCGGGTAGAGCCCGGTCGCTTCTACGATATTGAGCGTTTGCCCGTGGAAGCCGAAGGAGAAGTCACCCTGGATCAAGTGCTGTTCGTTGATAACGACGGCGAATCCCTGGTGGGGCAACCTCTCGTGGCAGGTGCAACGGTGACGGGAACGGTGGTGAGCCACCTGCGCGGTCGCAAGGTCATCGTTTACAAAATGAAGCCCAAAAAGAAAACCCGCAAAAAGCAAGGCCACCGTCAGGAACTCACCCGCCTGATGATCAACTCCATCCAAGTGAACGGTAAAACCATTGCCAGCAGCGCCGCTGAGTAATCGCTAGGATCAGTCCACTAAAGCCAAGCGGCCCTCGGCCACGATGCCCAGCCGCAGTGAGCTAAAGTAACATTACGTAGGGTTAGGGAAAACCATGGCAAGTAAGAAAGGTACAGGTAGTACAAGAAACGGGCGCGACTCAAACGCCAAACGCCTTGGCGTCAAGCGCTACGGCGGCGAAACCGTGCGGGCAGGCAACATCCTGATTCGTCAGCGCGGCACCAAAGTTCACCCCGGCGAAAACGTGGGACGCGGCAGAGACGATACCCTGTTCGCCCTCGTTGATGGCGTTGTCACCTTCGAGCGTCGCGGCAAAGCGGGTAAAAAAGTCAGCGTCTACCCCGTTGCTGCTTCAGCTTAGGCTCGGCGTCAACTCAGTCTAGTCAAAAGCCCCCCTGACAATGTTAGGGGGGCTTTTACTGTGGGTTCATCCCTCATACTAAGGACGTTCAGGGTTCCTAGAGAGCCCTGAACGATTGGAGTCTGATACTCAATCCCCATAGCCCTCCCCCTATATCAGTTAAGGTTTTCCCCATTGAGGAGGCGATGCTAACAACAAGCCCAGCCTGAGCGGGGTCAGCTTTTAGATCGAGGGTACGCCACCGGGATTGAGCACTACCGGAGATTATTCCGCCGTTTGCTGAAGGTAGAGCGCTAGGGCATCGGCAACCACTTGGCCCATGGATCGGCCCTCCTTATCCGCCGTGGCCTGGAGGGTGAGGAAGAAGTCGTGGGACACGCTCAGGCGGTGGCGACCTTCCTTGGTGTGGCTGGGGGTATAGCGCAGGGGATCGTAGGCGTCGGCGAACTGGCGCAGGGCTTCAAACCCCACCCGGTCGCAGAAATCCCCAAAGCTTTCGCCCTTTTTGCGGCCATCGCGGAAGAACACAAACAGCGGCTCTAGGGTGGTCTCTAGGTCATTATCGTGCAGCCGTTCCATGTAGGGACGGGCCAGCCGAGTTTGGTCAGGCGATCCGCCCAGCCAGAGCTGGTAGGATTCTGGCGCACTGCCCACAAAACCCAGTTCCGCCATGTAGGGACGGGCACAGCCGTTGGGGCATCCGGTCATCCGCACCACAAAGTGCTCGTCGGGGAGGCCCACCTTGGTCAACAGGGCGCGAATCCGGCCCAGGTTCGTGGGCATAATCCGCTCGGATTCCGTAATCGCCAAACCGCAGAGGGGCAGGGCGGGGCAGGCCATGGCGTAGCGCACCAGGGGATCCAGATCGGTTTCTTTTTGAATGCCGCAGCGGGTGAGGATGGCCTGGACGGCGTCCTTATCTTCGGGTTTGATGTCGTAGAACAGAACGCTTTGGTTGGGCGTTACCAACATGGGCAGGTTGAATTTCTGCACAATCTCCCGCAGGGCGGTTTTGAGCTGAAGGCCGTCACGGTCGAGGATGCGGCCATTTTCGATGGGCACGCCCACAAACCAGTTACCGTCGCCCTGTTCGTACCAGCCCAGGTAATCGTAGAACGTCCACTTGGGCAGCTTTTTGAAGGGCTTGAGGGGCTTACCCAGGTAGGTTTCCACCTGCTGCCGGAAGCGCTCCACCCCCCAATCGTGGATCAGGTACTTCATGCGGGAATGGCGACGGTTGACGCGGTCGCCGTAATCCCGCTGGGTGGCCACGATGGCCTTCATCAGGTCGAACACGTCGTCCTTATCCACATAGCCAATTTCGTCGGCCACCCGGGCAAAGGTTTCTTCCTTATTGTGGGTGCGGCCCAGACCACCGCCAGCCAGGACGTTAAAGCCCTTCAGCTTGCCCGCCTTGTCGGTGATTACCACCAGGGTGACATCGTGGGTGTAGGCATCGATGGAGTTGTCCCCCGGCACCGTCACCGCGCACTTAAACTTGCGGGGCATGTAGTGGGTGCCGTAGATCGGCTCTGGGCTGTCGGGGAAGAGGGTGTTGTTGACGTTGCGCTGGCGGGCTTCCACCACCTCCGGGTGCTCCTCGGAACTGAGGAACTTCTCCCCATCCAGCCAAATTTCGTAGTAGGCCTCGGTTTGGGGCCGCAGCAGGTCGGCGATGTGGTTGGCGTAGTCTTGGGCAATCTGGTACTCAGGCCGATTCTTGAAAGGGGCCGGAGGAGCCATCACGTTCCGGTTCAGGTCGCCGCAGGCCCCTAGGGTCGAGCCAAGGTTTTTCACAATCGCCGCGATGGTGGCCTTCAGATTCTTTTTCAGCACCCCATGGAGCTGAATGCCCTGGCGCGTGGTGGCCCGCAGGGTGTGGTTCCCATACTCGTCGGAGAGTCGATCCAGCGTCAGGTATAGCTCCGGCGCAATATACCCCCCCGGATTGCGGGTGCGGAGCATCATCTGATAATCCTTCTCCTGGCCCTTGGTGCGGGTGTCGCGGTTGTCCTGCTGGTAGGAACCGTGGAATTTCAGGATCTGGATCGCTGATTCCGAGAAAAAGCTGGTATCCGTCAACAGTTCGCTGGCCAGGGGCTCGCGCAGGAAGTTGCTGTTTTCCTTGATGTCTTCAACCTTGGAGCGCTTGGCCGAAGCGGGGTTGGGGCCGGATTGGGCGGGTTTGAGAGGAGTCTGAACCATGGCAGCAGCAGGTGAACCGTTAAAGAGAAGGCGTCGGGGTAAGGAGCATCCACCCATGGACAGGCCCGTTGACCAAGAAACCTATACCCCGGTAAGTCGGTCGGGATTGGGGTGAATTCTTTCGTATGGTAACACTGGATCCACCCAATCCGATCCCTGTCCCACATAAATTCACGGTACACCGTTCAGGACAGGGCCGGGGATGGGGTGGGGCGGCAGGTTCTCGGTTAGGGGGCGGTGGGCAACTGGTTCAGGCGGTGGGTGATGGCTTCGGCGGGGAGAGGACGGGCAAAGTAGTATCCCTGACCAACAGGGCAGCCCATGTGAAGGAGCTGCTGGCGCTGGTAGTCGGTTTCTACGCCTTCGGCTACGACCTGCATTCCCATGCCCTGGGCCAGGTTGAGGATGGCGCGAATGATGCCTAGGGCTTCGGGTTGGGGCGCATCGGGCTGCATTTTGCCGACAAAGGACTGATCAATTTTCAGAACATCTACCGGAAAGCGGTGCAGGTAGCTGAGGGAGGAGTAGCCTGTGCCAAAGTCGTCGAGGCTGATTTGGATTTGCCGTTGGCGGAGGCTGGCTAGCACTTGGGCGGTGTGGGCGGTGTCGTCGATGAGGGCGCGTTCGGTAATTTCGAGGTGTAGGAGGGCAGGGTCGAGGGAGGTTCCGGCCAGCACTTGGTCGAGGGTGTCGAGAAAGTCGGCCCGCTGGAGCTGCTGGCTGGCCACGTTCACGCTAGCGTAGAGGGCGCGGTCGGGAAACTGGCGATGCCAGCGCTGCAACTGGTGACAGGTGGCCCACAGCATCCATTCGCCCACGGCCTGGATGAGTCCAGCCTCCTCGGCGATGGGGATAAATATCTGGGGGCTAATCATGCCTCGTTCGGGGTGGGGCCAGCGGGCTAGGGCTTCTACCCCCAGCCATCGTCCGGTAGCTAAGTCTACCTGGGGCTGGTAATACACCTGAAGCTGATCGGTTTCAATGGCCTGCCGCAGGTCATGCTCTAGGGTGAGGCGATGCAGCATTTCCTGGTGCATTTCTGGGTCAAAGACCTCGTAGCAGGCACGACCTCGGCTTTTGGCCCGGTACATGGCGGTGTCGGCATCGCGCAAAATTTCGCTGCCGCTGCGGTAATAGCCTGCTGACCAAACAATGCCAATGCTGGCACTGATGACCACCGACTGATCTTCGAGGGAGATGGGATGGGCTAAGCCAGTTTGGATGGCGGTGGCCATATCAATAGCGCTAGTGATGTCGTCGAGGTCGGGCAGCAGCAGGGCAAATTCATCGCCGCCCCAGCGGGCTAGGGTGTCAAAGGGGCGCAGGTATTGGCTCAGGGTGTTTACCACAGAGCGCAGGAGGTGATCTCCGGCACCGTGGCCCAGGCTATCGTTGATGAGCTTGAAGCGATCAATGTCGATAAACAGCACCGCAAAGGATCGGGGCGCTTTGCCCTGGTGCAGGGCGTAGTCTACCCGCTCCATAAACAGGGTGCGATTCGGCAGTTGGGTGAGGTCATCGTAGAGGGCTTGGTGCCGCAGTTGGGCCTCCACCCGCACTCGCTCCGTCACGTCCCGCGAGACCGTTTGTACCTGCACCAGGCGACCCCGTTCGTTGAGGATGGGCTTGGCCAGGGTTTCGAGCCAGAGGTCGTCGCCGGAGGCCCGCACGGCCCGGTAGACGATCTGGGCCATGGTTTGGGGGGGGCGCAACGCCTCAATCTGCAACCGCACCCGCTCCCGGTCGTCGGGATGGACTAGGTCATAGAACACTTGGCCCAGCAGTTGGTCGGCGGTATGACCCAACAGCCCCAAACAGGAAGGACTAACGTAGATAAAGCGCCCCTGACGGTCGTGGAGACCCACCAAATCGCTGATGTTGTCCGCCACTAGGCGATAGCGCAGCTCCGAGTCTCGCAGGTCTTTCTCAATGCGCTTGCGTTCCTCCACCTCCTGGCTGAGGATGCGGTTAGCCTCCGCTAATTCGGCGGTACGTGCCTGCACCTGCTGCTCTAGGGTTTGATTCATCTGCCGAATGGTGCGCTGGGCCGATTGAAGCGCCAACTGATTTTTGACCCGCACCAGCACCTCATCTAGCTGGAAGGGCTTGGTAATGTAGTCTACGCCCCCGACCCCAAAGGCTTGTACCTTGTCGATGGAATCTCCTAGGGCGCTGAGGAAAATCACAGGCACCTCCTGGGTAGTGGGGTGGGCCTTCAGTTGCCGACAGACCTCGTAGCCATCCAGCCCCGGCATCCGAATATCCAGCAATACCAGGTCTGGGGGCTCGGCCTGGGCTGCCCGCAGGGCCATCGCACCATTTACCACCCCGCGCACGTCATAGCCTTGGTTGGCCAGCGCCGCAGACAGCACTCGCAAGTTCTCTGTGGTGTCATCCACAATCAGGATGATCGGATTCTCTTCCGGCTGCGTCACGCCCTTGCTCTACCCATTCGACAATTTTGTCACAACGAAAATCTTCTACCCAGCGGCGTAGGGTCAGAGCCAAGGGCTGACGGTCGTGGGGCAACGCCTCCAGCAAGGCATAGAGGGCTTGGCTATTGGCTACCATTGCGGCTTTGTACAACTCCGCTACCCAGTCGGCGGGCAGACCCGTGCAGTCTAGGTTGGGGGATCCTGGAAGCAGCGAAGCTGAAGGGCCGGGATCCGTAGAGGGCGTTGGATCGGCATAGAGATAGCGTACCCCAAGATGTTGTTGGATAGCCTCCAGCAGGTCGTTCTCCCGCAGGGGCTTGCGGAGGAAGCGGTCGCAGCCGCTGGCCAAGGCCACGGATTCCTCTTCGTCAAAGGCACTGGCACTGAGGGCGAAGATCACAGGCTGGGCCTCCCCTGCCATGGATCGAATGGTCTGGCTGGCTTGGTAGCCGTCCATGCGGGGCATTCGCAGATCCATCACAACCAGGTCGGGCCGCCATTGCTGCCACTGGGCCACGGCCTCCTGGCCATCCCCTGCCCCCTTCACCACAAAGCCGAGGCTGCCCAGCAGCACCATCATCAATCGCTGGTTGGTTTCATTGTCATCGGCAATCAGCACACGCGGCACGGGTTGATCGGGGGCGAGGGCCACCACCTGATCCACCAGGGTACGGGGCTTGAGTTCCACTTGGTTGACCGCGACCACGGGCAGATCGAGGTAGAAGGTGCTGCCCTGGGGGCCAGATTCGGCCAGGGTAAGATCGCCCCCTAACAGGTGGGCAAAGCGACGACTGAGGGCCAGCCCCAGCCCTGTACCATCCTGGCGGGTGCGGCCTGTATCGGTTTGGGAGAAAGGCTGAAACAGGCCTGGAATCTGATCGGCGGCAATACCGGGGCCGCTATCGGTGACGCAAAAGCGCAGCAGTGGCGGACAGGCCGTGGCATCGGCCCAGGTGACGACGAGGGAGACGGTGCCCGCCGGGGTAAATTTTAGGGCGTTATCCAGCAGATTCAGCAAAATTTGCTGGAGCTTGCCAGAATCACTGCGCAGGTAGGGGGGTAAGCCATCCTCGATCTGAAAGGTAAGCCTGATGCCCTGGGCGTTGGCGCGGGGCAGCAGCATGTCGATCAACTGCTGCACCAGGTCTGGCAGGCTGAAGGCGCTGGTAA contains:
- a CDS encoding DUF502 domain-containing protein — protein: MDLESSPTLSAAAHSGSERHELPVLQKLKQDLKNDLIAGLLVIIPLATTIWLTITIANWVIRLLTRFPKQLAPFDGLHPLLVDLINLSIGLAVPLSAILLIGLMARNIAGRWLLDLGERTVQSIPLAGSVYKTLQQLLQTVFQDSKTRFRRVVLVEYPRKGIWAIAFVTGAMSAATATTPKMLSVFVPTTPNPTSGWYAVVPETDVINLAISIEDAFKVLLSGGIVGPNLAAAVPPERIATLAMPTLAPDDLAPAPLSLGQVGSAVADTDQQLSVFPLAEPQLSSVPLDEDC
- the rpmA gene encoding 50S ribosomal protein L27, whose amino-acid sequence is MASKKGTGSTRNGRDSNAKRLGVKRYGGETVRAGNILIRQRGTKVHPGENVGRGRDDTLFALVDGVVTFERRGKAGKKVSVYPVAASA
- the sir gene encoding sulfite reductase, ferredoxin dependent; this translates as MVQTPLKPAQSGPNPASAKRSKVEDIKENSNFLREPLASELLTDTSFFSESAIQILKFHGSYQQDNRDTRTKGQEKDYQMMLRTRNPGGYIAPELYLTLDRLSDEYGNHTLRATTRQGIQLHGVLKKNLKATIAAIVKNLGSTLGACGDLNRNVMAPPAPFKNRPEYQIAQDYANHIADLLRPQTEAYYEIWLDGEKFLSSEEHPEVVEARQRNVNNTLFPDSPEPIYGTHYMPRKFKCAVTVPGDNSIDAYTHDVTLVVITDKAGKLKGFNVLAGGGLGRTHNKEETFARVADEIGYVDKDDVFDLMKAIVATQRDYGDRVNRRHSRMKYLIHDWGVERFRQQVETYLGKPLKPFKKLPKWTFYDYLGWYEQGDGNWFVGVPIENGRILDRDGLQLKTALREIVQKFNLPMLVTPNQSVLFYDIKPEDKDAVQAILTRCGIQKETDLDPLVRYAMACPALPLCGLAITESERIMPTNLGRIRALLTKVGLPDEHFVVRMTGCPNGCARPYMAELGFVGSAPESYQLWLGGSPDQTRLARPYMERLHDNDLETTLEPLFVFFRDGRKKGESFGDFCDRVGFEALRQFADAYDPLRYTPSHTKEGRHRLSVSHDFFLTLQATADKEGRSMGQVVADALALYLQQTAE
- a CDS encoding EAL domain-containing protein, whose amino-acid sequence is MTQPEENPIILIVDDTTENLRVLSAALANQGYDVRGVVNGAMALRAAQAEPPDLVLLDIRMPGLDGYEVCRQLKAHPTTQEVPVIFLSALGDSIDKVQAFGVGGVDYITKPFQLDEVLVRVKNQLALQSAQRTIRQMNQTLEQQVQARTAELAEANRILSQEVEERKRIEKDLRDSELRYRLVADNISDLVGLHDRQGRFIYVSPSCLGLLGHTADQLLGQVFYDLVHPDDRERVRLQIEALRPPQTMAQIVYRAVRASGDDLWLETLAKPILNERGRLVQVQTVSRDVTERVRVEAQLRHQALYDDLTQLPNRTLFMERVDYALHQGKAPRSFAVLFIDIDRFKLINDSLGHGAGDHLLRSVVNTLSQYLRPFDTLARWGGDEFALLLPDLDDITSAIDMATAIQTGLAHPISLEDQSVVISASIGIVWSAGYYRSGSEILRDADTAMYRAKSRGRACYEVFDPEMHQEMLHRLTLEHDLRQAIETDQLQVYYQPQVDLATGRWLGVEALARWPHPERGMISPQIFIPIAEEAGLIQAVGEWMLWATCHQLQRWHRQFPDRALYASVNVASQQLQRADFLDTLDQVLAGTSLDPALLHLEITERALIDDTAHTAQVLASLRQRQIQISLDDFGTGYSSLSYLHRFPVDVLKIDQSFVGKMQPDAPQPEALGIIRAILNLAQGMGMQVVAEGVETDYQRQQLLHMGCPVGQGYYFARPLPAEAITHRLNQLPTAP
- the rplU gene encoding 50S ribosomal protein L21 produces the protein MTYAIVATGGKQLRVEPGRFYDIERLPVEAEGEVTLDQVLFVDNDGESLVGQPLVAGATVTGTVVSHLRGRKVIVYKMKPKKKTRKKQGHRQELTRLMINSIQVNGKTIASSAAE